The Maniola jurtina chromosome 9, ilManJurt1.1, whole genome shotgun sequence genomic sequence TTGAAAgtaatatcataatatgtatACTTGCCTATTATAGGGTTATAACGCGGATAGGGTATAGGATGTTGAAGCGCCTACAGTTTCTTCTCGGCAAATGCACTTTGTtgcgaatattttaataatgttgacaaagaccataaataattgtttatcctAATGCattttgtattgtatatattttaaatataaattaattaactacatAACTAACATATATTTCATGTATTAAATTCAAATCTTACTTATCTAAAATCATAAATTTGTTATCTGTTTGCAATGTCAGTTCATACAACATATTTTCTTTAGCAACCctcaattttatataattctagattgtcattttacgtttttataattttcctttTGTTCTCTTCTCTTTGTTAAAAAAACCCAAACGGTCTGCGCgccaataaattcattttttgaagaaatatttttaatttatcatccaCGCATCAACAATTGGCGACCGTAATGTAACAATACGAACCTGTAAACTACAAACAAAAGGAGACGACCAACAATAATCAAGAAATACGCAATTGCAACTTGGCGGTTACTCGACGATCCAGCAACGCATTACAATCGTCTGGTCAGAGCAGCTCAAGCCGGGAAGGTGATCGTATTTCTGGAATTGGAGGACATCTGCGCTGAAGTCAGCACCGATCAGCATTCGCATCCGTGCCGGCCTATTCAGATAAGTGCCCTACTTTTCCTACACATAACCCCTTTTGTTCCATCAATATCtcattcctaaatactcattcctacaaaatatcatttaaatcctttcttacttAAAGGTTACTAGTAAAATACAGTGCGATTAGAgtgaaataaaaactaaattagtgaaataaaacagttttaaatcaaagtacCTACGTCATCATCGTAACTATTGcatcatattttattgttatttttttcgcgCCGGAGGCTCTTTATAGATATTTAGTGTTCTAAGCaattagatattataaaattaaactcgctatacatatttatcgttacctaaatagtaaaaatattcaataatttgTTTCTTAGTTTATCATCGTAGTTTTAACAGTTTATGCCTAACGTAACTAGTCAAAATTAGTGGCTATCAAAACTCCTTTGCTTATTGTACTGAAATAAGTACTCAAGGTCAGTGTGCCGACGATTTCAGCTTGGCggggtacctatacctactcacgACGCGACGTGGCGTGGCGTCCGCGAGCTATACATCGCGTTCCACGGAGCTGAGCTGCGCTTGCCGGTTCACAGGTGACACCAAAGAGACTATACAAGGAGCgtgagaatttttttattattttagttattagttttgaaataattcgagtaacaaatattatacaaaatgaCTAACGTTAACGACAACAAAGGCGATTTAAAGAGCCTATTAACAAAAAGAACATCAATTAAGGGCCGTatcacaaaatttaaaaactatgtcgataatatttctaaaaaagaaGTTTTAACGGCAATTCAAATATCCGAATTAACAATTAAATTAGAGAAATTTCGTTTACTTTCGGTTCAATACGAGCAGTTGCAAGATTCAATCGATGTTTTAAATTCAGAAAATATAGCTTTTGAAATCAACGAACGAGATGCCATTGAGCAGGACTGTGCGACATGTATGGCTATAGCTCAAACTATTATTAACGAATCAAATAGTCATAAAGACAGTCACGATCATAGCAACTCGTCCTTGTCTCAGTGCCATCGCGAACACTATGAAGCTGAGTTTAAGTTACCGCAAttgcaaattaataaattcgATGGTGCCTATTTTCGGTGGCTTGAATTCCGCGACACATTTTTATCGCTTATACACAACAACGAGCGCATCAAGCCTATtcataaatttcattatttggTATCGTACTTAGAAGGTGACGCCGCTCGTGTCATCGCAAATCTTGAGGTTTCTGCTTCTAACTATAATGACGCGTGGCGCTTATTGTGCGATAGGTACGATAACAAGCGACAACTTATTAATCATCATTTAAATGctctttttaaaattgaaactatGACACGCGAGACTGATCGTTCATTACGCTTTGTGGTGGACACAGTTACTAAGAACTTACGTGCATTGTCCAGTTTGGGTCAAGCTACTGAACATTGGGACTTAATGATAATTCATATGATTTGCTCAAAATTAGATCCACGTACACTTACTAAGTGGGAAGAGATGCGTAATTCTTTGGATGATATACCCACACTTacacaatttaataaatttttaaccgatCGCGCAGACATTTTAGAGACACTTAATCGCAATAGATTGGAGAGGTCTAAGACATCATCCACCTCTTCACGCCCTGCTACAGGTCAGAATTCTATCACTAGCATTCAAACAAAATCTTTCACTTCACTAACTccaaataacaatattaaagGTTGCGTTATATGCAAAGGTGACCATAGAATATATGATTGCGCTAATTTCAAGGCCAAGAGTATAGAACAAAGAAAAGCTGACGTACAGCGACTAAAGCTATGCACAAATTGCCTCAGGTTAGGCCACAATCAGCGTAACTGCAGGCTTGGTCCTTGTCGTAAGTGCAAGAAgtttcataatagttttttgtgTGATCAAACAGCACCGTCTAATTACAATAGCAATGATTCTACAAACACTACCGAAACAATAGTCAATTTTTCTAGACAACCAGTCAATCAAGTCATATTGTCTACAGCCATAGTCGAAGTTACCAATCCTAAAGTTAACAAATCACTAAAGGTCCGTGCTTTACTAGATTGCGGAAGTCAATCATCTTTTTTAACCAATCGTTTGAAAGACATTCTAGGTCTCGAGTCACAgcctattaataaaattaacgttATAGGTATTGGCAACAAATCTTCAAACTTCATCACTGAGAGTTGCATTGCACATATTAGTTCAATACACCAAGATTATAACGTTGCTTTGACTTGCTATATACTCAAAGAGTTgacgggttcgattcctgctgCTCCTATGAATTTACaaggttttaaaattccaaataaTTTGAAACTTGCAGATCCTAATTTTGACATTCCTTCGTCCATCGATGTCCTCATTGGTGCAGACCTCTTCTGGGATGTCCTAGGTAATGATACACTTACCTTAGGTCCAAGATTTCCGAAATTAAGAAACACAAAGTTTGGCTGGATAATTGCCGGTCCAATTTATACAAATGTCAATATGCCCAACAAAATTCAATGTAATAAGTCAATACTAAAACAAAATGAagaatcagaaagtgtacatgAACTATTACCGAAATTCTGGAACATTGAAGAGATTCCAAATAAAACATGCCTTACTAAATCAGAAAAGGCCTGTGAACAACATTTTGTATCCAATACCACTCGATTGTCAAGTGGAAGGTTTTGTGTTCAACTTCCACTCATTGATACACCAGATTGTTTAGGTGATTCCTATTCCATGGCTAAGCAGCGATTTCTAAATTTAGAAAAGCGCTTTAGGAGAAATCCGCAGATCAAAGAACAATACGTCGAATTTATTCGCGAATATGCTGCACTTGGTCATTTAGAAGTTCTTCCTATAAATAAACCACCTGAACTATCCTATTTTTTGTGTCATCATGCTGTATTCAAAGAGACAAGCGAGTCGACGAAAATTAGAGTCGTCTATGACGGCTCTGCCCCTACCCCTTCAGGCTACGCGCTCAATGACATTCTAATGGTGGGGCCAAATATCCAGGATTCACTCTTTGCTATTCTAATTCGAGCCAGacaatataaatttttactaaCAGCTGAAATCGAAAAAATGTATCGGCAAATTGCATTACATGATGATAATCAAAATCTCCAATTAATTTTATGGCGAGAGCATGAATCGGAACCAATTAAAATATTGCGTCTAAAAACCGTAACGTACGGTCTAGCAAGTTCAAGTTTCTTAAGCACACGTTGTCTTTGGCAATTAGGACACGAGTGTACAGACAAATCAATcgaaacaataattaaaaatgatttctATGTCGATGATCTCATTACCGGAGATAACACCGAGGACGAACTGATACATATTCAAAATTCGGTATCTAATACTCTTAAGTCTGGATGC encodes the following:
- the LOC123868233 gene encoding uncharacterized protein LOC123868233; its protein translation is MTNVNDNKGDLKSLLTKRTSIKGRITKFKNYVDNISKKEVLTAIQISELTIKLEKFRLLSVQYEQLQDSIDVLNSENIAFEINERDAIEQDCATCMAIAQTIINESNSHKDSHDHSNSSLSQCHREHYEAEFKLPQLQINKFDGAYFRWLEFRDTFLSLIHNNERIKPIHKFHYLVSYLEGDAARVIANLEVSASNYNDAWRLLCDRYDNKRQLINHHLNALFKIETMTRETDRSLRFVVDTVTKNLRALSSLGQATEHWDLMIIHMICSKLDPRTLTKWEEMRNSLDDIPTLTQFNKFLTDRADILETLNRNRLERSKTSSTSSRPATGQNSITSIQTKSFTSLTPNNNIKGCVICKGDHRIYDCANFKAKSIEQRKADVQRLKLCTNCLRLGHNQRNCRLGPCRKCKKFHNSFLCDQTAPSNYNSNDSTNTTETIVNFSRQPVNQVILSTAIVEVTNPKVNKSLKVRALLDCGSQSSFLTNRLKDILGLESQPINKINVIGIGNKSSNFITESCIAHISSIHQDYNVALTCYILKELTGSIPAAPMNLQGFKIPNNLKLADPNFDIPSSIDVLIGADLFWDVLGNDTLTLGPRFPKLRNTKFGWIIAGPIYTNVNMPNKIQCNKSILKQNEESESVHELLPKFWNIEEIPNKTCLTKSEKACEQHFVSNTTRLSSGRFCVQLPLIDTPDCLGDSYSMAKQRFLNLEKRFRRNPQIKEQYVEFIREYAALGHLEVLPINKPPELSYFLCHHAVFKETSESTKIRVVYDGSAPTPSGYALNDILMVGPNIQDSLFAILIRARQYKFLLTAEIEKMYRQIALHDDNQNLQLILWREHESEPIKILRLKTVTYGLASSSFLSTRCLWQLGHECTDKSIETIIKNDFYVDDLITGDNTEDELIHIQNSVSNTLKSGCFNLRKYRSNSKSILNAINPEEKLSISSSTSTLGLGWTPGNDKLQISFQIPDKSSKVTKRLILSFTFKIFDPLGLISPCVILPKMLLQSLWLQKIDWDDPVPRDIQHAWDEFSNTLPSLANFEVPRNVLCDNPTTIELHSFSDASQSAYGACIYIRSINNEGISVKLLCSKSKVSPMKPTTIPRLELCGALLAAKLSKTVVESLRCSVSRQVHWCDSTVVLGWLNTNCRKLKTFVANRAVEISETTDISSWRYVPTALNPADYISRGVTPMDIVSRQMLWHGPEFLQKPESEWPVLPSQRVEKNLPETKSLSAAVVDIPDSIIEFERYSKLSKLQRTFAYIKRFIHNLRHKTNKLTGSLSLEELNDAFSNLCAIAQKQSFPKEFKLLASGKPISNNSNIISLTPFFDKYAKLIRVGGRIDNSNYDFNKKHPILLHSSHHLTKLIFKQYHLRHMHAGPQLLLAAIRESLWPVNGRRLARNTFHNCVTCKRHQGKAIYPIMGNLPIQRITPDFPFKTVGIDFAGPFYISNKKGRGSRVIKAYLCLFVCLRFKCLHLEAVSDLTKEGFLQALRRFSSRRGKPAEIFCDNAGNFVAAAKEIGNFLKANKQTIIDSATEEQIKFIFSPTYSPHFGGIFEAGVKSAKYHIRRVMGNTHLNFEELGTLFTQVEAILNSRPLCPLTSNPTDYLSLTPGHFLIGRPLTSLPSPPLQDYNPNRLRRYERLEQIRQHFWQRWQKEYIAELQQRSKWRTNSAKLKEGDLVLLIEDNLPPLCWKLGRVSRLFPGSDGVSRVAEVTTSKGTFRRPYVKLCPLLTCDDPES